The following is a genomic window from Anaerolineae bacterium.
CGACCCTTTCACCCATCCCGAAGCTGCCCGCGCCCGGCGGGACACCGTTTTGCGGCTCATGGTGCGCCACGGGTTCCTTACCCCCCCGGAGGTCGCCCAGGCCCAGGCCGTGCCCCTGAGCCTGACCCCCTCCCCCTACCCCATGCGGGCGCCCCATTTCGTGTGGATGGTCCTCGACCAGGTGCAGGCCCTCCAACAGGCCGGCCGCCTGCCTCAGGGGGTTCCCCTGGTGGTGCGCACCACCCTGGACCTGGACATCCAGACCCTGGCCGAGGAAGCCGTGCGCCGTCACCTGGCTGCCCTCCGCCGGGAGCGCGACCGTCGGGTGAACAACGCGGCGGTGGTGGTGTTGGACGCGCACACTGGTGCCCTGCGAGCCCTGGTGGGGAGCGCTGACTACACGAATGACACCATCCATGGCGCGGTGAACATGGCCCTGGCCCCCCGCCCCACCGGCTCGGCCTTCAAGCCCCTCATCTACGCCGCCGCCCTCCAGCCCGACCAGCCCCACCCCTGGACCGAGGCCACGGTACTCTGGGATGTGCGCACCGTCTTCACCACCCACGAGGGAAGCCCGTACATCCCCCACAACTACGATTTGCAAGAACACGGCCCGGTGACCCTGCGCCAGGCCCTGGCTTCGTCCCTCAACATCCCGGCGGTGTTGACGTTGCAAAAGGTGGGCCTGGAGACCCCTCTGGCCTATGCTCAACGCCTGGGCATCACCAGCCTGGGCCCGGCCGAGGAGTATGACCTCTCCCTGGCCCTGGGGGGCGGCGAAGTGCCCCTGCTGCAACTGGCTGGGGCTTACACGGCCTTCGCCGCTGGCGGTCGCTTCCGCGCCCCTTGGTGGCTATACGAAGTTACCGATCTTCAAGACCACGTCCTGTACCGCGCCTCATCACCCCCACCGCGCCCCGTCTGGGACCCCCGCGTGGCCTGGCTCATCAGCGACATCCTCAGCGACGACAGAGCCCGGGCCCTGGGCTTTGGCCGCCACTCCTCCCTCGAAGTCGGCTTCCCCGCCGCCGTGAAAACTGGCACCTCCTCCGGCTTCCACGACAACTGGGCCATCGGCTACACCACCCATTGGGTGGTCGGCGTGTGGGTGGGCAACGCCGACTTCCAGGCCATGCAGGGCGTGGACGGCCTCACCAGCGCGGCCCCCATCTGGCACGATCTCATCCGCTCCCTGCACCAGAACGCCCTGCCCCCGCCCTTCCCCCAACCGGACGGTCTGGTGCGCCGGGAAGTGTGCACCCTCTCCGGCCTGCTCCCTTCGCCGGCGTGCCGCCAGCGGCACCTGGCATGGTTCATCGCCGGCACCGAACCCCGCACCGCCGACACGACCTACCGCCTGCTGGAAGTGGACTTGAAGACGGGAGCCCTGGCCTCCCCCAGCACCCCACCGGACCGCCGCGGGAAGGTGCTGGCCCTGAACCTCCCGCCCCAGGGTTGGGCCTGGGCCCGCGCCCAGGGCTGGCCCTTGGTGCAGGACTTCGCCCCCCCGTCCATCCTCCCCGCCCGGGACAACGCCCCCTTGGTGGTGCTCCGCTCCCCGCCGGCCGGCAGCGTGTACCGCCTGAGCCCCGACCTGCCCGCCCAGGCCCAGAAAATCCCTGTGGAAGCCGAAACGGCCCTCGCCGAAGCCACCCTGCGCCTGTGGGCCGATGGCCGCCTGCTGGCCGAGTGCCCCGCCCCCACCTGCCGTGCCTGGTGGCCCCTTACCCCCGGCGAGCACACCTTCTGGGCAGAGGTCCTCCCCCCTCAGGGCGACCCTCACCCCAGCGCCACGGCAAAAATTGAGGTGGAAGGCCGGCCGTAGGGGAACTCCGCCCCACACCGCGCCAGGAGGATTGGGACGACCGAGCCTGAACGAAAGGGAAGCCATGGAAGGATTGGGGGCTGGGGCCGTCTGAGCGCCCTGGTCCATCCTCGGTCATGCAAGCGCGGCTTCCACATTTGGGGAAGGAATGCGAGGGAGGGGAACCCCAGAACCCTCCCCGCAGAGCTTTTTATTGATGTTTGCATGTAAAAACAAACAAAGGTGGAACAGAGTCACAAGCCCCAAGGGAGTAGAGA
Proteins encoded in this region:
- the pbpC gene encoding penicillin-binding protein 1C — encoded protein: MVMRKVVFGVLVAVVVVGFFGGLWLHEILHDLPDPTQALRTPYRPPSLRITDRHGRLLYATLPQGEGRFVPLPPTAIPLCLKQATVAVEDATFYTNPGVDWRGMMRALWLDLRAGRVVAGGSTITQQVVRHLLLADEAGERTLRRKVREAVLAWRLTRTLSKDEILALYLNTTYYGGLAYGVEAAAQTYFGKPAAQLTLPECVLLAGLPQAPARYDPFTHPEAARARRDTVLRLMVRHGFLTPPEVAQAQAVPLSLTPSPYPMRAPHFVWMVLDQVQALQQAGRLPQGVPLVVRTTLDLDIQTLAEEAVRRHLAALRRERDRRVNNAAVVVLDAHTGALRALVGSADYTNDTIHGAVNMALAPRPTGSAFKPLIYAAALQPDQPHPWTEATVLWDVRTVFTTHEGSPYIPHNYDLQEHGPVTLRQALASSLNIPAVLTLQKVGLETPLAYAQRLGITSLGPAEEYDLSLALGGGEVPLLQLAGAYTAFAAGGRFRAPWWLYEVTDLQDHVLYRASSPPPRPVWDPRVAWLISDILSDDRARALGFGRHSSLEVGFPAAVKTGTSSGFHDNWAIGYTTHWVVGVWVGNADFQAMQGVDGLTSAAPIWHDLIRSLHQNALPPPFPQPDGLVRREVCTLSGLLPSPACRQRHLAWFIAGTEPRTADTTYRLLEVDLKTGALASPSTPPDRRGKVLALNLPPQGWAWARAQGWPLVQDFAPPSILPARDNAPLVVLRSPPAGSVYRLSPDLPAQAQKIPVEAETALAEATLRLWADGRLLAECPAPTCRAWWPLTPGEHTFWAEVLPPQGDPHPSATAKIEVEGRP